One segment of Paenibacillus rhizovicinus DNA contains the following:
- the glgB gene encoding 1,4-alpha-glucan branching protein GlgB — protein MANAATIGISMRDLYLFNKGSLYHSYRTFGAHPIRLADDYGVRFTVWAPHAREVRVVGDFNHWQGERHAMERIGETGVWSLFVPNLVPGTVYKYEVHTSAGELLLKADPFAFLSELRPNTGSVVTDIFNYDWNDGDWQRRKQEMSPYHESMLIYEVHLSSWRSWGKEMFWTYEEMAEGLVQYVVEMGYTHIELLPITEHPLDMSWGYQVTGYYAATSRFGSPKQLMYLIDRCHQQGIGVILDWVPGHFCKDDHGLRLFDGTPIFEGTDWKRAEKPLWGTLAFDFGCTEVQSFLISNAIYWMDVFHIDGLRVDAVASMIDLHFDKPPEMLTYNTFGGTENIEAIRFLKRLNETVFHYYPDALMIAEDSSSWPAVTSPTYMGGLGFNFKWNMGWMNDMLRYMALDPAERMRHHNLITFSLVYAFSENYVLPLSHDEVVHGKRSLLNKMSGSYDQKFAQLRLFYGYWMTHPGKKLLFMGGEWGQFDEWKYDEALDWQLIGYPKHGSMHHYVKSLNRVYGEQASLWERDCDPGGFEWIDVHNAAQSVIVFMRRGHGEHDFSVIICNFSNQHYPEYRIGVPEPGQYRLALHSEAAAFGGALAHMQEIIYSSKTAWHGRPCSLTIDLPPLSFQLLVFASGEHGRSERFSALHGLM, from the coding sequence ATGGCGAATGCAGCAACCATTGGAATTTCAATGCGCGATTTGTATTTGTTTAATAAAGGCAGTCTTTATCACAGTTACCGCACATTCGGTGCGCATCCAATTCGTCTTGCTGATGATTACGGCGTCCGTTTCACGGTTTGGGCTCCCCATGCACGGGAAGTTCGCGTCGTCGGCGATTTCAACCATTGGCAGGGCGAACGGCATGCCATGGAACGCATCGGGGAAACCGGCGTTTGGAGCCTGTTCGTCCCTAATCTCGTTCCGGGTACGGTGTACAAGTACGAAGTACATACTTCGGCAGGCGAGCTGCTGCTGAAAGCAGATCCATTTGCGTTTCTATCCGAGCTCCGGCCCAACACCGGGTCCGTCGTAACCGACATTTTCAATTACGATTGGAATGACGGCGACTGGCAGCGGCGCAAGCAGGAGATGAGCCCGTACCATGAATCGATGCTTATTTACGAGGTGCATCTCTCTTCCTGGCGAAGCTGGGGCAAGGAAATGTTCTGGACTTACGAGGAAATGGCGGAAGGACTTGTTCAGTACGTGGTCGAAATGGGATATACCCACATCGAGCTGCTTCCGATAACGGAGCATCCGCTCGATATGTCCTGGGGCTACCAGGTAACGGGGTATTACGCCGCGACCAGCCGTTTCGGGAGTCCGAAGCAGCTGATGTACCTCATCGATCGCTGCCATCAGCAGGGCATCGGCGTCATCCTCGATTGGGTGCCGGGACACTTCTGCAAGGACGATCACGGGCTGCGCCTGTTCGACGGCACTCCGATTTTCGAGGGAACGGATTGGAAGCGGGCGGAGAAACCTTTGTGGGGAACTTTGGCCTTCGACTTCGGCTGCACGGAGGTGCAGAGTTTTCTGATTTCCAACGCCATCTACTGGATGGACGTATTCCATATTGACGGTCTTCGCGTGGATGCCGTCGCAAGCATGATTGATCTTCATTTTGACAAACCCCCAGAAATGCTCACATACAATACGTTCGGCGGAACGGAAAATATCGAAGCGATCCGTTTCCTGAAACGATTGAACGAAACCGTGTTTCACTATTACCCCGATGCGCTCATGATCGCGGAGGATTCCTCTTCTTGGCCTGCCGTCACGTCCCCTACTTATATGGGCGGACTCGGCTTCAATTTCAAATGGAACATGGGCTGGATGAACGACATGCTCCGATATATGGCGCTGGATCCGGCCGAACGAATGCGCCACCACAATCTCATCACCTTCTCGCTCGTGTACGCTTTCTCTGAAAATTACGTTCTGCCGCTGTCCCACGACGAAGTCGTGCATGGCAAACGATCGCTCCTGAACAAAATGTCCGGCTCGTATGATCAGAAATTCGCCCAGCTTCGCTTATTCTATGGCTACTGGATGACGCATCCCGGCAAGAAGCTGCTCTTCATGGGCGGCGAATGGGGTCAGTTCGACGAATGGAAATACGACGAAGCGCTCGATTGGCAGCTGATCGGTTATCCGAAGCACGGCAGCATGCATCATTACGTCAAGTCGCTCAACCGCGTTTACGGCGAACAGGCTTCTCTCTGGGAACGGGATTGCGATCCCGGCGGCTTCGAATGGATCGACGTCCATAACGCGGCCCAGAGCGTCATCGTGTTCATGCGGCGCGGGCATGGCGAGCATGACTTCTCCGTCATCATCTGCAATTTCTCGAACCAGCACTACCCCGAATATCGCATCGGGGTACCCGAGCCCGGTCAATACCGGCTGGCTCTGCACAGTGAGGCGGCAGCTTTCGGCGGTGCCCTGGCGCACATGCAGGAAATCATATATAGCTCCAAGACAGCCTGGCATGGAAGGCCTTGCAGCCTGACGATCGATCTTCCTCCGCTTTCCTTCCAACTGCTTGTGTTTGCATCAGGGGAACATGGCCGCAGCGAACGCTTTTCCGCTTTGCATGGATTGATGTAA
- a CDS encoding DeoR/GlpR family DNA-binding transcription regulator, with amino-acid sequence MLAEERRQRILELLSADRRVVAKELAGQFQLSIDSIRRDLTIMEEQGLLQKTYGGAIPLTPLPKVRTVSQPRSIRYGEAAPHQDAISRYAASLIQMNDTVFIGGAGIHYGMLKHLPDDISFTVITNALTIAENIRNRNHIESYLIGGKLRSAGDSMIDTIAFEMIGKFNFDIGFITGGGIALNGVSTSTPEGAALTRAVSEASRRTICLAPHEKIGVQMFAGSVQLHQIDLLITDQGASDKFVREIESRNIKVTIADEDESSEGAYHESD; translated from the coding sequence ATGTTAGCCGAAGAAAGAAGGCAGCGCATACTGGAGCTGCTATCTGCGGACCGCAGGGTCGTGGCCAAAGAACTGGCCGGCCAGTTTCAGCTGTCCATCGACTCGATCAGACGCGATCTGACGATTATGGAAGAGCAGGGCTTGCTGCAGAAAACCTATGGGGGCGCCATTCCGCTGACGCCATTGCCGAAGGTGCGCACGGTGTCTCAACCCCGGTCGATCCGATACGGGGAAGCCGCTCCGCATCAAGACGCCATATCGCGTTACGCGGCTTCGCTGATCCAGATGAACGATACCGTATTTATCGGCGGGGCGGGCATTCATTACGGGATGCTGAAGCATTTGCCTGACGATATTTCGTTTACGGTCATAACGAACGCGCTGACGATCGCGGAAAACATCCGAAACCGGAATCATATCGAATCGTATCTCATTGGAGGCAAGCTCCGATCCGCCGGGGACAGCATGATCGATACGATCGCATTCGAGATGATCGGGAAATTCAATTTCGATATCGGCTTCATCACGGGAGGCGGGATCGCGCTGAACGGCGTCAGCACGTCTACGCCGGAGGGAGCTGCGTTAACGCGCGCGGTTTCCGAAGCGTCCAGGCGCACGATCTGCCTCGCGCCGCATGAGAAGATCGGCGTGCAGATGTTCGCCGGGTCCGTCCAGCTGCATCAAATCGATTTGTTGATCACCGACCAAGGGGCTTCCGACAAGTTCGTTCGTGAAATCGAAAGCAGAAACATCAAAGTGACCATAGCGGATGAAGATGAATCAAGCGAAGGAGCATACCATGAGAGCGATTAA
- a CDS encoding iron-containing alcohol dehydrogenase, translated as MQSFTYQNPTKIVFGKGTVSQLSSLVEPFGKTVLLVYGSGSIKRTGLYDEVMNQLQSFGANVVELSGIEPNPRLASVNRGIELCRSEGVDFILAVGGGSVLDAAKAIAAGVRYDGDVWDFFMHKATIADALPMGAILTLSATGSEMNGNSVVSNWETKQKRSFGSIHTYPRFSILDPTLTFSVPRDQTVNGIVDIMSHVFEQYFSLTTDVPLQERLCESILQTVIENAEKALDNPNDYDARANLMLCGTLALNGGLISVGMANDWASHGIEHEISAIYDIPHGAGLSIVFPNWMRYVYNERVDRFVQYAQRVWGIERGSKSDEDLALAGISATRAFFTRIGAPATLSFYDIDEEHLDVMAREAVLFGPLGNFKKLNQEDVKEILVMAL; from the coding sequence ATGCAGTCATTTACTTACCAGAATCCGACGAAAATCGTTTTCGGCAAAGGTACGGTTTCGCAGCTCAGCAGCTTGGTCGAGCCGTTCGGAAAGACGGTTTTACTTGTATATGGATCAGGGAGCATAAAAAGAACAGGCCTCTATGACGAAGTCATGAACCAGCTTCAGTCGTTCGGGGCAAATGTCGTCGAATTGTCCGGCATCGAGCCGAATCCCCGTCTGGCCTCGGTCAACCGCGGCATCGAGCTGTGCCGCAGCGAAGGCGTCGACTTCATTCTGGCCGTCGGCGGCGGCAGCGTGCTGGACGCAGCCAAGGCGATCGCGGCAGGCGTGCGCTACGATGGCGACGTCTGGGATTTCTTCATGCATAAGGCGACCATCGCAGACGCGCTTCCGATGGGCGCGATTCTTACGCTCTCCGCAACCGGCTCGGAAATGAACGGTAATTCCGTCGTCTCCAATTGGGAGACGAAACAGAAGCGCTCTTTCGGCAGCATACATACGTACCCGCGTTTCTCCATTCTTGACCCAACTTTGACGTTTTCCGTTCCGCGCGACCAGACCGTGAACGGCATCGTCGACATTATGTCGCACGTATTCGAGCAATATTTCTCGCTTACGACAGACGTGCCGCTTCAGGAGCGCCTGTGCGAATCGATCCTGCAAACGGTCATCGAGAACGCGGAGAAAGCACTCGATAATCCGAACGATTACGACGCAAGGGCGAACCTGATGCTGTGCGGAACGCTGGCGCTGAACGGCGGCTTGATCAGCGTCGGCATGGCCAATGACTGGGCGTCCCACGGCATCGAGCATGAAATCAGCGCGATCTACGACATCCCGCACGGCGCTGGCTTGTCCATCGTGTTCCCGAACTGGATGCGATACGTGTATAACGAGCGGGTCGACCGTTTCGTGCAGTATGCACAGCGCGTATGGGGGATCGAGCGCGGCAGCAAATCCGACGAAGACCTGGCGCTGGCCGGCATTTCCGCGACGCGCGCCTTCTTCACCCGGATCGGAGCTCCGGCGACGTTGTCGTTCTACGACATCGACGAGGAGCATCTGGACGTCATGGCGCGGGAAGCGGTGCTCTTCGGGCCGCTCGGCAATTTCAAGAAGCTGAACCAGGAAGACGTGAAGGAAATTCTGGTGATGGCGCTGTAG
- a CDS encoding MarR family winged helix-turn-helix transcriptional regulator, with protein sequence MDYSDPNVKQAIEVLQSFMSVTRAVSEFTRLNAESVGLTMLGMSIVNTLLGSPGLSLKELTEKLQASKSTISVSVEGLVQGGIAERSQAAGNRREINLSLTDEGKELARRSIRQAYSYRAMTAALQSLDEEQIHQLLGMHARIAEALQRFNIAEMA encoded by the coding sequence ATGGATTATTCCGATCCGAACGTGAAGCAGGCAATCGAAGTGCTGCAATCTTTCATGTCCGTCACTCGCGCGGTCTCCGAATTTACGCGACTTAACGCGGAAAGTGTCGGACTTACCATGTTGGGCATGTCGATCGTGAACACGCTGCTCGGCTCGCCGGGGCTCTCGCTGAAGGAACTGACGGAGAAGCTGCAGGCATCGAAGAGTACGATCAGCGTAAGCGTGGAAGGGCTTGTTCAGGGAGGCATCGCGGAGCGGTCGCAAGCGGCAGGAAACCGGCGGGAAATCAATCTTTCCTTGACCGACGAAGGGAAGGAACTCGCTCGGCGCTCCATCAGGCAAGCTTATTCCTATCGGGCGATGACGGCGGCATTGCAGTCGCTGGACGAGGAGCAAATTCATCAGCTGCTGGGCATGCACGCGCGGATCGCGGAGGCCCTGCAACGATTCAACATAGCGGAAATGGCGTGA
- a CDS encoding ABC transporter ATP-binding protein: MERVERSKARNLNYEHTFQQVATQEEQSTFKFLISLYRGNFLNLTLSVLFYMVKSLPIFVLPVVTANIINIVSHPGANPMRSLWINFAVIGVIILQNIPTHTWYVSFMSRAIRHVEAGIRSALVRKLQQLSITYHRDLQAGKLQSKVLRDVEAVEQLSKQIMLALLPAVFNIIIAVIMTAYNSWSVSMFFVLTIPAAVLLVRLFKGKISSTNKEFRREIEKMSSKMSEMVEMIPVTRAHGLEEVEIERIDKSLYKLQGKGQRLDIIEAYFGASNWVTFQLFQVLCLMFTAYLAYKGTIPVGNIVMYQGFFSMILGSVTALITTYPNMAKGFESIHSITEILRSQEIEHNQGKLRLTDISGEIEFENVQLIYPGSEHHVLEEVTLSVRAGECVAFVGESGAGKSTILNLVTGFLQPTGGKMTVDGVDYNAIDLREYRKFLSVVPQTNILFSGTIRDNITYGLPDITDDQIRKAIEMANLAEFVDRQPLGIHTKVGEHGGKLSGGQRQRIAIARALIRNPKVIILDEATSALDNASEYHVQKAMQELIKGRTTFIVAHRLSTIRDADRIVVMKQGRIAEVGTFDELIARKGEFYHLKQLQL, translated from the coding sequence ATGGAGAGAGTAGAGAGAAGCAAGGCCCGCAATTTGAACTACGAGCATACGTTTCAACAGGTCGCCACGCAGGAAGAGCAAAGCACGTTCAAGTTTTTGATTTCGCTTTACCGGGGAAATTTCCTGAATTTGACGTTGTCGGTGCTGTTCTATATGGTGAAAAGCTTGCCGATCTTCGTCCTGCCGGTCGTCACGGCGAATATTATCAATATCGTCAGTCATCCCGGCGCGAATCCGATGCGCTCGCTATGGATCAATTTCGCCGTCATCGGCGTCATCATTCTGCAGAACATTCCGACGCATACCTGGTACGTTTCGTTCATGAGCCGGGCGATTCGCCACGTGGAAGCGGGCATTCGCAGCGCGCTCGTTCGCAAGCTGCAGCAGCTGTCGATTACGTATCACCGCGACTTGCAGGCGGGCAAGCTGCAATCGAAGGTGCTGCGCGACGTCGAGGCCGTCGAACAGCTCTCGAAGCAGATCATGCTCGCGCTGCTGCCGGCAGTCTTCAATATCATCATCGCGGTTATAATGACGGCGTACAACAGCTGGTCGGTTTCGATGTTCTTCGTATTGACCATTCCTGCCGCGGTATTGCTTGTCCGGCTGTTCAAAGGAAAGATTTCGTCCACGAACAAAGAGTTCCGCAGAGAAATCGAGAAGATGTCATCCAAAATGTCCGAAATGGTCGAGATGATTCCCGTCACGCGCGCGCACGGACTGGAAGAAGTGGAAATCGAGCGGATCGATAAATCGCTTTACAAGCTGCAGGGCAAAGGCCAGCGGCTGGATATTATCGAGGCGTATTTCGGGGCTTCCAATTGGGTGACGTTCCAGCTCTTCCAAGTGCTCTGCCTGATGTTTACGGCTTACTTGGCCTATAAGGGAACCATCCCTGTCGGCAACATCGTCATGTATCAAGGCTTCTTCAGCATGATTTTGGGCTCCGTGACCGCGTTGATCACGACGTACCCGAACATGGCGAAAGGGTTCGAGTCGATCCACTCCATTACGGAGATTCTTCGTTCCCAAGAAATCGAGCACAATCAAGGCAAGCTGAGATTGACGGATATCAGCGGGGAAATCGAGTTCGAGAACGTCCAGCTGATCTATCCCGGCAGCGAACATCACGTGTTGGAAGAAGTGACATTGTCGGTCAGGGCCGGGGAATGCGTAGCGTTCGTCGGGGAATCGGGAGCGGGCAAATCGACGATCTTGAATCTGGTGACGGGCTTCCTTCAGCCGACCGGCGGCAAAATGACGGTCGACGGCGTCGATTACAACGCGATCGACCTGCGGGAATACCGCAAGTTCCTCTCCGTCGTGCCGCAGACGAACATTCTGTTCTCGGGCACCATTCGCGACAATATTACGTACGGCTTGCCGGATATTACGGACGATCAGATACGCAAGGCGATCGAAATGGCGAATCTCGCCGAATTCGTCGACCGTCAGCCGCTTGGCATTCATACGAAGGTCGGCGAGCATGGCGGCAAGCTGTCGGGCGGCCAGAGACAACGGATCGCGATCGCCCGCGCGCTCATCCGCAATCCGAAGGTCATTATTCTCGACGAAGCGACGTCCGCGCTCGATAACGCGTCGGAGTATCATGTTCAGAAAGCGATGCAAGAGCTGATCAAAGGCCGGACGACGTTCATCGTCGCGCACCGCTTGTCTACCATTCGCGACGCGGACCGCATCGTCGTCATGAAGCAAGGCCGCATCGCCGAAGTCGGCACGTTCGATGAGCTGATCGCGCGCAAAGGCGAGTTCTATCATTTGAAGCAGCTTCAGTTGTAA
- the murA gene encoding UDP-N-acetylglucosamine 1-carboxyvinyltransferase, whose amino-acid sequence MRAIKVERSAPLQGCVKIPGSKNSALALLAAACMADEPVTLLGIPDIADLRVIGELGGQIGLKVERDADGTVIVDPRMITSTNLDAEKSSSFRAAYYFVGALLAKYGKVSVGYPGGDDFVSRPMDQHIKALKQMGATFTFFDRHYTVEAAELKGSVIYFDTITSGATINAMFAAVRAKGTTVLLGAARDPEVTDTANLLNRMGARIVGAGTDHIRIEGVTALSGCTYTVIPDRLIAGAFLMAAGATGGCITVQDVIPEHMSSCIAKLREIGMEIETNEHSVTARSTGILRATRVRTAMYPGFATDLQQPLTALLTQANGKSIIGERIYPARFNHAVQLNRMGANIKVRSGVASINGGHPLRGALVHASDVRAGICLIVAGLCAEGTTTIAGVQHIERGYEDVVGSFRSLGAQIGLFDSEEQIASVASVSSLRMSK is encoded by the coding sequence ATGAGAGCGATTAAAGTAGAACGATCCGCGCCGCTGCAAGGCTGCGTTAAAATTCCCGGTTCCAAGAACAGTGCGCTTGCGCTGCTTGCGGCCGCTTGTATGGCCGATGAACCCGTTACGCTTCTCGGAATTCCGGACATCGCCGATTTAAGGGTTATTGGAGAGCTGGGCGGGCAGATCGGACTGAAAGTCGAACGCGACGCCGATGGAACCGTCATCGTCGATCCGCGGATGATTACCAGCACCAATCTGGATGCCGAGAAATCCTCCTCGTTCCGGGCGGCGTATTACTTCGTTGGCGCCCTATTGGCCAAATACGGCAAAGTTTCCGTCGGTTATCCGGGCGGAGACGATTTCGTCAGCCGTCCGATGGATCAGCATATCAAGGCCTTGAAGCAGATGGGCGCGACGTTTACGTTCTTCGACAGGCATTATACGGTGGAAGCCGCGGAGCTGAAAGGCTCGGTGATCTACTTTGATACGATCACAAGCGGCGCGACGATCAATGCGATGTTTGCCGCCGTGCGGGCGAAAGGAACGACGGTGCTGCTCGGCGCCGCGCGCGACCCCGAAGTCACGGACACGGCTAATTTGTTGAACCGGATGGGAGCCAGAATCGTCGGGGCGGGTACGGATCATATCCGGATCGAGGGCGTAACGGCGTTGAGCGGATGCACGTATACCGTCATTCCGGACCGGCTGATCGCCGGCGCGTTCTTGATGGCCGCAGGGGCGACGGGCGGCTGCATTACGGTGCAGGACGTTATCCCGGAACATATGTCTTCTTGCATTGCGAAGCTCCGCGAAATCGGCATGGAGATTGAAACGAACGAACATTCCGTGACGGCCCGTTCGACAGGCATCCTGCGGGCGACCAGAGTCCGTACCGCCATGTATCCCGGCTTCGCGACTGATTTGCAGCAGCCGTTAACGGCACTCTTGACGCAGGCTAACGGCAAAAGCATCATCGGCGAACGCATTTATCCGGCTCGATTCAATCATGCGGTACAGCTCAACCGGATGGGAGCGAACATCAAGGTTCGCTCCGGCGTCGCTTCCATTAACGGCGGACATCCGCTGCGGGGCGCGCTCGTGCATGCATCGGACGTAAGGGCGGGCATCTGTTTGATCGTTGCGGGACTTTGCGCCGAAGGCACGACGACGATCGCCGGCGTGCAGCACATCGAACGGGGCTACGAGGACGTCGTCGGTTCGTTCCGCTCGCTGGGCGCGCAGATCGGATTGTTCGATTCGGAGGAGCAAATCGCTTCCGTCGCTTCTGTATCTTCGCTTCGCATGAGCAAGTAG
- a CDS encoding DUF2332 domain-containing protein: protein MQALSELFHLYAERYFRDSSPLYEALSLQIAKDAELLELAAHAREGQPQPNMLFGAVHDLLLRGIDHPLRDFYPSLVSNPGEPALAIGPFQAFCAAYRNELITLLETKRVQTNEVNRCAYLYPAFCHIYRQSGKPLALIEVGTSAGLQLLWDRYSYSYGTLEVYGGASAELHLESELVGDKKPFLLPSSPPVASRVGIDLHVNDLASEADLRWLNALIWPEHRKRRQHLAKAAACLKRHPVRLIEGDALKLIEGVASEVSEDAMLCIFHTHVANQFSAEAKLEWTERLQELGRKRDFYHLYNNMHDPDLHLDACLNGSWRPMKIAETEGHGRSFTWQV from the coding sequence ATGCAAGCCTTATCGGAACTGTTCCATCTTTATGCCGAGCGTTATTTCCGGGATTCGAGTCCGCTCTACGAGGCGCTGTCGCTTCAAATTGCGAAGGATGCCGAACTGCTTGAGCTTGCCGCTCATGCGCGCGAAGGCCAGCCTCAACCGAACATGCTCTTCGGCGCCGTCCATGACCTGCTTCTCCGGGGGATCGATCATCCGCTGCGCGATTTCTATCCGAGCTTGGTCAGCAATCCAGGCGAACCGGCGCTCGCAATCGGCCCGTTCCAAGCTTTCTGCGCGGCGTACCGGAACGAATTGATTACACTGCTGGAGACCAAGCGCGTGCAGACCAACGAGGTCAATCGCTGCGCTTATCTCTATCCTGCCTTCTGCCATATTTACCGTCAATCCGGCAAGCCGCTGGCGCTGATCGAAGTCGGCACGAGCGCCGGACTGCAATTGCTGTGGGACCGGTACAGTTATTCCTACGGCACGCTAGAGGTTTACGGCGGCGCATCCGCCGAGCTGCATCTGGAATCGGAGCTGGTCGGAGACAAGAAGCCGTTCCTGCTGCCAAGCAGCCCGCCCGTCGCTTCCCGGGTCGGCATCGACCTGCATGTCAACGATCTCGCCAGCGAAGCGGATTTGCGCTGGCTTAACGCGCTTATCTGGCCGGAACACCGGAAGCGCCGTCAGCACTTGGCGAAAGCGGCAGCATGCCTGAAGCGGCATCCCGTAAGGCTGATCGAAGGCGATGCGCTCAAGCTGATCGAAGGCGTCGCTTCCGAAGTTTCCGAAGACGCGATGCTGTGTATCTTCCATACGCATGTCGCAAACCAATTCTCGGCCGAAGCCAAGCTCGAATGGACGGAGCGTCTGCAAGAGCTGGGACGGAAGCGCGATTTCTACCATCTCTACAATAATATGCACGATCCCGATCTTCATTTGGATGCCTGCTTGAACGGAAGCTGGCGGCCAATGAAGATCGCGGAAACCGAAGGTCATGGCCGATCGTTTACATGGCAGGTTTGA
- a CDS encoding glucose-1-phosphate adenylyltransferase, with translation MGRKRMIAMLLAGGEGKRLGVLTKDLAKPAVHFGGKYRIIDFTLSNCAHSGIDTIGVLTQYQPLVLNAYLGIGSPWGLDRRDGGMAILPPYVKQKGGMWYKGTANAIYQNMGFIDRYDPDYVLVISGDHIYKMDYELMLQEHEERGADVTIACIEVDWKEASRFGIMHVDDDGGITSFEEKPKVPTSNLASMGVYIFSWPVLQQYLIRDESNRQSGNDFGKDIIPAMLQDGVKLQSYTFNGYWKDVGTLESLWEANMDLLSEQPALDLNDRNWRIYSVNPNRPAHYASGTAEIVDSLVTEGCIIEGFVQRSVLFYGVQSGVDSEIRESVIMPNVKIGKGARIYKSIIEEGAIIGDGVVIGSPDSETVTVIGSDELVTANHSLQEVEHS, from the coding sequence ATGGGCAGAAAAAGAATGATAGCTATGCTGCTTGCCGGAGGAGAAGGAAAAAGACTGGGCGTCTTGACGAAGGATCTGGCCAAACCGGCCGTTCACTTCGGCGGCAAGTATCGTATTATCGATTTTACGTTAAGCAACTGCGCTCATTCGGGCATCGACACGATCGGCGTGCTGACGCAATACCAGCCGCTTGTACTGAACGCGTATCTGGGGATTGGAAGTCCGTGGGGATTGGATCGCCGCGACGGCGGCATGGCGATTCTTCCTCCTTACGTCAAGCAGAAAGGCGGCATGTGGTACAAAGGAACGGCGAACGCCATCTATCAGAACATGGGGTTCATCGACCGGTACGATCCGGACTACGTGCTCGTTATTTCCGGCGACCATATTTACAAAATGGATTACGAGCTCATGCTGCAGGAGCATGAGGAACGCGGAGCTGACGTGACGATCGCCTGCATCGAGGTCGACTGGAAGGAAGCGAGCCGTTTCGGGATCATGCACGTGGACGACGATGGGGGGATTACCTCGTTCGAGGAGAAGCCGAAGGTGCCGACGAGCAATTTGGCATCCATGGGCGTATATATTTTCTCCTGGCCGGTGCTCCAGCAATATTTGATCCGCGACGAATCGAACCGTCAATCCGGCAACGATTTCGGCAAAGACATCATTCCCGCGATGCTCCAGGACGGGGTGAAACTGCAGTCCTATACGTTTAACGGTTATTGGAAGGACGTCGGTACGCTCGAAAGCCTGTGGGAAGCGAACATGGATCTGTTGTCCGAGCAGCCTGCGCTGGATTTGAACGACCGCAACTGGCGGATCTATTCCGTTAATCCTAACCGGCCTGCGCATTACGCGTCGGGAACCGCGGAAATCGTCGATTCCCTCGTTACGGAAGGCTGCATCATCGAAGGTTTCGTACAGCGATCCGTCCTCTTCTACGGCGTGCAATCCGGCGTCGACAGCGAAATCAGGGAATCCGTCATCATGCCGAACGTCAAGATCGGCAAAGGTGCGCGCATTTATAAATCCATCATCGAGGAAGGCGCCATTATCGGCGACGGCGTCGTGATCGGAAGCCCGGACAGCGAGACCGTCACCGTCATCGGAAGCGACGAACTCGTCACCGCCAACCATTCGCTGCAGGAGGTCGAGCACTCATGA